A window from Chryseobacterium vaccae encodes these proteins:
- a CDS encoding helix-turn-helix domain-containing protein: METLTKNDLEVLKKQLISELEKLIDLKLTGEAEKEREEFGWMRSKTIRKKLNISAATLQNLRITGKIRFKKLLGSYYYNKEDLQKLFSDENE; encoded by the coding sequence ATGGAGACATTGACAAAAAATGACCTCGAGGTCTTAAAAAAACAGCTGATATCAGAACTTGAAAAGTTGATCGATTTGAAACTTACAGGTGAAGCTGAAAAGGAAAGGGAAGAGTTTGGATGGATGAGGAGCAAAACAATCCGGAAAAAACTGAATATCTCTGCTGCTACACTGCAAAACCTGAGGATTACCGGAAAAATTAGATTTAAGAAATTATTAGGGTCATATTATTATAATAAAGAAGACCTTCAAAAACTGTTCAGCGATGAAAACGAATGA
- the fdhD gene encoding formate dehydrogenase accessory sulfurtransferase FdhD, whose protein sequence is MKTNILENKSVAQIEIVKVKGDISSYFTDDIAVEEPLEIRVSSGLEGQRETKNISVTMRTPGNDAELAVGFLFTEGIISGYQQIKKVEHSPKECSRNSQNIIVVELIEGFAPQLMKSDRNFYTTSSCGVCGKSSIESIRTVSPFQNPEKQNHIIPLEILYQLSGNLQSFQNNFSATGGIHASGIFDLKGNLLALREDVGRHNALDKLIGHALFTEKLPLEDKILVLSGRASFELIQKAAMAGISIVAAIGAPSSLALDLAKEFDMTLLGFLRDNRFNIYNQSRFLEIIMK, encoded by the coding sequence ATGAAAACCAATATACTAGAAAATAAATCTGTAGCCCAGATAGAAATCGTTAAGGTTAAGGGTGACATTAGTTCTTACTTTACTGATGATATTGCTGTGGAAGAACCTCTGGAAATCCGGGTGTCTTCTGGATTGGAAGGACAGCGGGAAACTAAAAATATATCAGTGACGATGCGAACCCCTGGCAATGATGCAGAATTGGCAGTCGGTTTTCTTTTTACGGAAGGAATTATTTCCGGTTATCAGCAGATTAAGAAGGTAGAACATTCCCCAAAAGAATGTTCAAGAAACAGCCAAAATATTATCGTTGTGGAATTGATAGAAGGTTTTGCTCCTCAGCTGATGAAATCGGACAGAAATTTTTATACCACATCCAGTTGCGGAGTATGCGGAAAAAGTTCTATAGAATCTATCAGAACGGTAAGTCCGTTTCAGAATCCGGAAAAACAAAACCATATAATACCCCTTGAAATACTATATCAGCTGTCGGGAAACCTGCAGTCTTTTCAGAATAATTTCAGTGCTACCGGAGGAATCCACGCTTCCGGTATTTTCGATTTAAAAGGAAATTTACTTGCCTTAAGAGAAGACGTGGGAAGACATAATGCTCTGGATAAGCTTATTGGACATGCTTTGTTTACAGAAAAGCTTCCCCTTGAAGATAAAATTCTGGTATTAAGCGGAAGAGCCAGCTTTGAGCTGATACAGAAAGCTGCCATGGCAGGAATATCGATAGTTGCAGCCATAGGAGCACCTTCAAGTCTTGCTTTGGATCTGGCGAAAGAATTTGATATGACTTTATTGGGATTCCTTCGGGACAATCGGTTTAATATATATAACCAAAGCCGTTTTCTTGAGATTATTATGAAATAG
- a CDS encoding helix-turn-helix domain-containing protein has translation MVSLGTKLSRLRKKKGYTQQEVADLLNISQPAYHKWETDLAKPAIENLLKISEVYEIDLNDLLEEAPTFTITNNDCSIQNIGNPNSNFYTESPELINGILKNQDAITNLLNVQNKLIETLIDKIKE, from the coding sequence ATGGTTTCACTAGGGACGAAATTGAGTAGGCTTAGAAAAAAGAAAGGTTATACACAACAAGAAGTTGCTGATTTACTAAACATTTCACAACCTGCATATCATAAATGGGAAACCGATTTGGCAAAACCAGCTATAGAAAATCTACTAAAGATTTCTGAAGTATACGAAATTGACCTTAATGATCTTTTAGAAGAAGCTCCAACTTTCACAATAACAAATAATGATTGTAGCATCCAGAATATTGGCAATCCTAATTCTAATTTCTACACAGAATCACCTGAACTGATTAATGGTATTTTAAAGAATCAAGATGCTATTACAAATCTCCTTAATGTTCAAAATAAACTTATTGAGACTTTAATAGATAAAATTAAGGAATAA
- a CDS encoding molybdenum cofactor biosynthesis protein MoaE: MIDIKITENQLDISKCLAIAQDLTSGGIATFIGTVRNITKNKPVIRLEYECYQPMAIKEMRKIAENAVSLFSVQNIVIHHRIGILFPGDAAVIIVVNDGHRDAVFDACRYVIDTIKQTVPIWKKEVFEDGEEWVSAHP, translated from the coding sequence ATGATTGATATAAAAATAACAGAAAACCAGCTGGATATCTCTAAATGCCTTGCCATAGCTCAGGATCTTACAAGCGGAGGCATCGCTACATTTATAGGAACAGTCCGCAATATCACAAAAAACAAACCCGTTATCCGCCTGGAATATGAGTGCTATCAACCCATGGCAATAAAAGAGATGCGGAAAATAGCAGAGAATGCGGTTTCTTTATTTTCTGTACAGAATATTGTCATTCATCATCGCATCGGAATCCTGTTTCCCGGTGATGCCGCGGTAATAATTGTGGTCAACGATGGGCACAGGGATGCTGTTTTCGATGCCTGCCGGTATGTTATCGATACCATAAAACAAACAGTTCCTATATGGAAAAAAGAAGTGTTTGAAGATGGGGAAGAATGGGTTTCTGCCCATCCGTAA
- a CDS encoding zeta toxin family protein, with translation MSRPQFFLLAGPNGAGKSTYSGDFIPENVFYFNGDEIYAELLRRYPNYDPEKLKGGVPSRLEKEIETALSLKKDFAFESNFSTDMAAQITKIFIDAGYQTNLIYFGLDNINLATSRVTDRVALGKHDVSPNDIKFNYDEGVKRVNENFELFNIIRFVDTTSLGVPISIAYYLKDNTSCQIINKDIQWFNTHFSDSLKKYVKNRAEKLAQIKKSQIQINPPKKGKGFRR, from the coding sequence ATGAGCAGGCCACAGTTTTTCCTTTTAGCAGGCCCCAACGGGGCAGGAAAGTCAACTTATAGCGGCGATTTTATTCCTGAAAATGTATTTTATTTCAACGGTGATGAGATCTATGCGGAACTTTTGCGTAGATATCCAAATTATGACCCTGAGAAACTTAAAGGAGGTGTGCCATCAAGACTGGAAAAAGAAATTGAGACTGCTTTATCTTTAAAAAAGGACTTTGCATTTGAAAGTAATTTTTCGACCGATATGGCAGCCCAGATAACTAAGATCTTTATAGATGCAGGTTATCAAACTAATCTTATCTATTTTGGCCTTGACAATATTAATTTGGCGACTTCAAGGGTTACAGACCGTGTCGCACTAGGCAAACATGATGTAAGCCCTAACGATATAAAATTTAATTACGATGAAGGCGTTAAAAGGGTCAATGAAAATTTTGAACTCTTTAATATAATTAGGTTTGTAGATACTACGAGTTTGGGTGTGCCTATATCAATCGCTTATTATCTTAAAGATAATACAAGTTGTCAAATAATCAATAAGGACATACAGTGGTTTAATACACATTTTAGTGATAGTCTAAAAAAATACGTTAAGAATAGAGCCGAAAAACTAGCTCAAATCAAAAAGTCACAAATCCAAATTAATCCGCCCAAAAAAGGAAAAGGTTTTCGAAGATAA
- a CDS encoding sulfite exporter TauE/SafE family protein — MGHWEIFFFFLIIAFVYSSIGFGGGSSYLAVLAMYNLPYQEIRLTALICNVIVVIGGVYIYWKNKQVNWKKVIPITLVSVPMAYLGAVLKIKQETFFLILGITLIVAALLLWVKTETKNEENTVEDSKISVVRNSFLGGGIGFLSGLVGIGGGIFLSPLLNLMKWDTPRKIAATSSVFILVNSISGIFGQISQVSIDIDFFRILSLCLAVFIGGQIGSRMSLKWDALVIKRMTAVLVLVAGVNVLIKYW; from the coding sequence ATGGGGCACTGGGAAATCTTTTTCTTCTTTTTAATAATCGCTTTTGTGTATTCATCAATAGGATTTGGCGGAGGTTCCAGCTACTTGGCTGTTCTGGCTATGTATAACCTTCCGTACCAGGAAATACGGTTAACAGCATTAATCTGCAATGTCATTGTTGTCATTGGAGGAGTTTATATTTATTGGAAAAATAAACAGGTTAATTGGAAAAAGGTGATTCCCATAACCCTGGTAAGTGTTCCCATGGCCTACCTGGGAGCTGTATTAAAAATAAAACAGGAAACCTTCTTTTTAATTTTAGGAATTACACTAATCGTGGCGGCCCTATTATTATGGGTGAAAACAGAAACGAAGAATGAAGAAAACACTGTAGAGGATTCTAAAATATCAGTTGTCAGAAACAGTTTTTTGGGAGGAGGCATCGGATTTTTATCAGGATTGGTGGGAATTGGCGGTGGAATCTTTCTTTCACCGTTACTTAATCTGATGAAATGGGATACCCCGCGAAAGATTGCCGCAACATCCAGTGTTTTTATTTTAGTGAATTCCATATCCGGAATTTTCGGGCAGATATCACAAGTATCGATAGATATAGATTTTTTCAGAATCCTGAGTTTATGTCTGGCTGTTTTCATCGGCGGACAGATAGGGTCAAGAATGTCTCTGAAATGGGATGCGCTGGTCATCAAAAGAATGACCGCAGTATTGGTTTTAGTAGCAGGAGTAAACGTTTTAATAAAGTATTGGTAA
- a CDS encoding site-specific integrase, translated as MLEQSYGLTFFLKSSNVKDKSIRHVYLRITVDGIPKETSTKRKWEVNRWDQKEGKATGTKEDAKSLNFFLESLTTKINNHKTELLNNGIPISAVDLINFVNGKYKHRNKVLEEFQEHNDEIEALIPTKEYSKGTHERYVTARSHVQEFIQYKYGRNDLEFSALNYEFVKDYDMYLKTVRKCSNNTSLKYISNFKKIVLRAVAKEIIPKDPFKLFVSKKTKIKKKPLTKAELKRIEDKVFTSERLSVIRDVFVFQCYTGLCYIDAYQLKWSDIKETDDGWLWIMSNRQKSKSDTDIPLLPKALEIMTKYKDHPLCIKRGTVLPVRSNQKMNEYLKEIADLCEIHTALNTHKARRTFASTITLNNGVPINIVKEMLGHHSVSQTEDYAITEQQSIAREMKELETKLGANSGDFNMDLLRFLEKLEKEFDLLKNISNAKTDPTHNNRLLAFEDMLERAKAMI; from the coding sequence ATGTTAGAGCAAAGTTATGGGCTCACCTTTTTCTTAAAGAGCTCAAATGTAAAGGACAAGTCGATCCGCCATGTTTATCTGCGGATCACAGTAGATGGCATTCCCAAAGAAACTTCCACAAAAAGAAAATGGGAGGTAAACAGATGGGATCAGAAGGAAGGAAAAGCAACGGGAACAAAAGAGGATGCCAAGTCCCTGAATTTCTTTCTGGAATCACTGACCACAAAGATCAATAACCACAAGACAGAATTATTAAATAATGGCATTCCTATTTCTGCTGTGGACCTTATCAATTTTGTAAACGGTAAATACAAACACCGTAATAAGGTACTTGAGGAATTTCAGGAACATAACGATGAAATAGAGGCACTGATCCCTACAAAAGAATATTCCAAAGGTACCCATGAGCGCTATGTTACCGCTCGTTCACATGTACAGGAATTCATCCAATATAAATATGGTAGGAATGATCTTGAATTCAGTGCCCTGAACTATGAGTTCGTAAAGGATTATGATATGTATCTTAAAACCGTGCGAAAATGCTCGAATAATACTTCCCTGAAGTATATCAGCAATTTCAAAAAGATTGTTTTAAGGGCAGTGGCCAAAGAAATCATTCCCAAAGATCCTTTCAAGCTTTTTGTCAGCAAGAAAACCAAGATAAAAAAGAAACCCCTGACAAAAGCTGAACTTAAAAGAATTGAAGATAAGGTTTTTACTTCCGAACGCCTTAGTGTGATCCGTGATGTTTTTGTCTTTCAGTGCTACACAGGGCTGTGTTATATTGATGCCTACCAGCTGAAATGGAGCGACATCAAGGAAACTGATGACGGTTGGTTGTGGATCATGTCAAACAGACAGAAGTCAAAATCAGACACCGATATTCCCCTATTGCCCAAAGCACTCGAAATTATGACCAAGTACAAGGATCATCCTTTATGTATAAAAAGAGGAACGGTTCTTCCCGTCCGTTCCAATCAGAAAATGAATGAGTACCTGAAAGAGATTGCTGATCTCTGCGAGATACATACAGCACTCAATACCCATAAGGCAAGACGCACGTTCGCTAGTACCATTACCCTCAACAATGGTGTGCCGATCAATATCGTAAAAGAAATGCTTGGGCATCATTCCGTATCACAGACAGAGGATTATGCAATTACAGAGCAACAGTCCATCGCACGGGAAATGAAGGAGCTTGAAACGAAACTGGGAGCTAACAGCGGAGATTTTAATATGGATCTGCTTAGATTCCTTGAAAAGCTTGAAAAAGAGTTTGATCTTTTAAAGAATATCAGTAATGCTAAGACTGACCCGACACATAATAACAGGCTTCTGGCCTTTGAAGATATGCTGGAAAGAGCAAAAGCAATGATTTAA
- a CDS encoding MoaD/ThiS family protein, with translation MKLKILAFGITKDIFGASEKIVEVNDDLNVKQLKNFLEGEFPELKKLKSYFIGVDEEYAEDEQILSSINEIAIIPPVSGG, from the coding sequence ATGAAACTTAAAATATTGGCATTTGGTATAACGAAAGATATTTTCGGAGCGTCAGAAAAAATAGTGGAGGTAAATGATGATCTTAATGTAAAGCAGCTGAAAAACTTTCTGGAAGGAGAATTTCCGGAACTGAAAAAGCTGAAATCATACTTTATAGGAGTAGATGAAGAATATGCCGAAGATGAACAGATATTAAGCAGTATCAACGAAATAGCAATCATCCCTCCGGTAAGCGGCGGTTAA
- a CDS encoding DUF7009 family protein: MKIRIKDNSIRLRLTQSEVSELGKNGIVSSVTQFVDRPFIYEIKKTDDDELSAVFTENRIVMKIPETMIEELVSTDKVGFDGQTGLVKLLVEKDFVCIDNTLEDQSDNYPNPNLTC; the protein is encoded by the coding sequence ATGAAAATAAGAATAAAAGACAACTCAATCCGCTTACGCCTTACCCAGTCGGAAGTTTCAGAATTAGGAAAAAACGGAATTGTTTCCAGCGTGACTCAATTCGTAGACAGGCCATTTATTTATGAAATTAAGAAAACGGATGATGATGAACTTTCCGCAGTCTTCACTGAAAACAGAATAGTCATGAAAATACCTGAAACCATGATTGAAGAACTGGTTTCTACAGACAAGGTAGGCTTTGACGGACAGACAGGTCTTGTAAAACTACTGGTAGAAAAAGACTTTGTATGTATAGATAATACCCTGGAAGACCAGAGTGATAATTATCCGAACCCCAATCTTACCTGTTGA
- a CDS encoding toprim domain-containing protein: MNCKQLNAISLEEVLAGLGHLPVKQNNKETWYLSPFGAEKQASFKVDKRLNLWYLFSEGVGGTTTDLVQKYFGTSVNDVLRWASGQNFSSFHQQIKPIRKITTEYRIEKVMDLHNIHLMDYLRQRGLSSKTYPYVKEVWFTIKDKSYYAVGFQNLSNGWELRNPYYKGALLNKDISILHTPPAILNAGTQEFQQNGVPAVPHDGIPERRIAVTEGFMDALSFIEMQTSYRGDLLVLNSISLLGKVIETLKDYTEINLFLDNDNAGKKCTAKIIAAYPHAKDYSYLYSSCKDLNEHLIAKRQRKALSAQNTGNAPQKEAGSAEQQEGCTKETNRIKKGMRRRM; the protein is encoded by the coding sequence ATGAACTGTAAACAATTAAATGCTATCAGCCTGGAAGAAGTCCTCGCTGGTCTTGGACACCTTCCAGTCAAACAAAATAATAAAGAAACCTGGTATCTCAGCCCTTTTGGAGCGGAGAAACAGGCTTCTTTTAAGGTTGACAAACGCCTCAACCTATGGTATCTGTTCTCAGAAGGTGTCGGTGGTACAACCACGGATCTTGTGCAGAAGTATTTTGGCACATCTGTGAACGATGTCCTGCGGTGGGCATCCGGACAGAATTTTTCTTCTTTTCATCAGCAAATAAAACCGATTAGGAAAATAACTACCGAATATAGGATAGAAAAGGTAATGGACTTACATAATATTCACCTTATGGATTATCTTCGACAAAGAGGATTATCATCCAAAACATATCCTTATGTAAAGGAAGTCTGGTTCACTATAAAAGATAAATCTTATTATGCAGTAGGATTCCAGAACCTATCCAATGGCTGGGAACTTCGCAATCCTTACTATAAAGGCGCATTGCTGAACAAGGATATTTCAATCCTGCATACCCCTCCGGCAATTCTGAATGCCGGAACGCAGGAATTTCAGCAGAATGGAGTTCCTGCGGTACCTCATGATGGAATTCCGGAGCGTAGGATTGCTGTCACGGAAGGCTTCATGGATGCCCTCTCGTTTATTGAGATGCAGACCAGCTACCGGGGAGACCTGCTTGTTCTCAATTCGATAAGTTTACTCGGAAAAGTAATAGAGACCCTAAAAGATTATACCGAGATCAATCTATTTCTTGATAATGACAATGCGGGCAAAAAATGTACTGCCAAAATCATAGCTGCCTATCCCCATGCGAAAGACTATTCCTATCTCTATTCATCATGCAAAGATCTGAACGAGCACCTCATAGCAAAGAGACAGCGGAAGGCTCTGTCTGCACAAAATACGGGAAATGCTCCCCAAAAGGAAGCTGGCAGTGCAGAACAACAAGAGGGCTGCACCAAAGAAACGAACAGGATAAAAAAGGGGATGCGCAGAAGAATGTAA
- a CDS encoding bestrophin family protein yields the protein MIVRKTIGLKGVVRFAGHHIWWLTTYMTLVSVLYKVAGWHWISIPWLPVSLVGTALAFYIGFKNNQSYDRVWEARKIWGAIVNSSRSWAVMVNSFVKNSPDTQFTVQELEQIKERLIYRHIAWLYTFRDQLLVPTQWEHVSLRWHFGKIAQKRQESEGIGLFKDFLNEQQKTNYFFDESRLAGAANKATQLINLQSLDLAELEEKQVLHMRKQLDMQKVLSDFYDHQGRAERIKKFPIPRQYANLSFIFNCIFIFLLPLGIVAEFAKLGEAGVWLMIPFGAIVGWIYVLMELIGDYSENPFEGLGTDIPMLSICRTIEIDLLQILGKTHVPQPIQPINDILM from the coding sequence ATGATTGTCAGAAAAACGATTGGTCTGAAAGGTGTTGTGCGTTTTGCAGGCCATCATATCTGGTGGCTGACCACTTATATGACTCTGGTGTCCGTACTCTATAAAGTGGCGGGCTGGCACTGGATTTCCATTCCCTGGCTGCCGGTTTCACTGGTAGGTACTGCTTTGGCTTTTTACATCGGTTTTAAAAATAACCAGTCTTACGACCGCGTCTGGGAAGCCCGGAAAATATGGGGTGCTATTGTAAACAGTAGCCGAAGTTGGGCAGTAATGGTCAATTCTTTTGTAAAAAACAGCCCTGATACACAGTTTACGGTACAGGAACTTGAACAGATCAAAGAGCGTCTGATCTACCGGCATATCGCCTGGCTCTATACTTTCAGGGACCAACTTCTGGTTCCAACGCAATGGGAACATGTGAGCTTGCGGTGGCATTTTGGAAAAATAGCCCAGAAACGGCAGGAATCTGAAGGTATAGGACTATTTAAAGATTTTTTAAATGAACAACAGAAAACCAATTATTTTTTCGATGAGTCTAGATTAGCCGGCGCTGCCAATAAAGCAACCCAGCTCATCAACCTGCAGTCTCTGGATCTTGCAGAGCTTGAAGAAAAACAAGTTCTACACATGAGAAAACAGCTGGATATGCAAAAAGTGCTTTCTGATTTTTATGACCATCAGGGAAGAGCTGAACGTATTAAAAAGTTCCCTATCCCCCGCCAATATGCCAATTTAAGCTTCATATTCAACTGTATTTTTATTTTCCTGTTACCTTTAGGCATTGTAGCGGAATTTGCAAAACTGGGTGAAGCCGGAGTATGGCTGATGATCCCATTTGGCGCTATAGTTGGCTGGATCTATGTTTTGATGGAACTGATAGGAGATTATTCCGAAAATCCTTTTGAAGGCTTAGGTACCGATATCCCTATGCTTTCTATCTGCCGTACCATAGAAATTGATTTACTGCAGATACTGGGCAAAACACATGTACCCCAGCCTATTCAACCTATCAATGATATTTTAATGTAA
- a CDS encoding T9SS type A sorting domain-containing protein, whose product MRKIYAGALAVCSVFTFSAQEVLWQKDIKSSTQDFLSQITTTIDQQYLITGSSIQTKSQQPAANKQNNGYDFHLVKLNQQGEQVWEKYLSGQNHDYLSASVSTQEGGFLIAGTSYSGKGLNKKEESKGGSDIWLIRLNEFGDELWQKTLGTASDEEARAVVQATDLGFFVAGNVQNSSKGYGSKDAWIIRLDKNGKELSQVILGGKGLDEVEKMIPTKDGGALLGIYSRSSIGGSKKTENSGEGDYWIIKLDKTGKIEWEKNYGGKGDDHLRTLALTSTGYLIGGESRSERSGNKTVGIEEGTDLWLIALNERGEEQWQKSYNFKNRDILMGMSVIHSADDKTSKGILLGGYTQAEGRIEKDDETFWMLYLDQEGNEQWRKHIAGEDRKKEERLSDIKLNRDGSIILAGTSAEELGKENWKIVKLGDSQIDKLIQKQDIKIYPNPATDYAYIEIGYDFSESDILVYDMGGRQLQSVKTKNKVTKINTQSLVQGAYLVVIKTDTNKTANAKLIKK is encoded by the coding sequence ATGAGAAAAATATATGCAGGCGCTCTGGCTGTATGTAGCGTCTTTACTTTTTCTGCGCAGGAAGTCTTATGGCAGAAAGACATCAAGTCTTCCACTCAGGATTTCCTAAGCCAGATTACCACCACTATCGATCAGCAGTATCTGATCACTGGAAGTTCCATCCAGACAAAAAGCCAACAACCAGCTGCTAACAAGCAAAACAACGGCTACGATTTCCACTTGGTTAAACTCAACCAACAGGGCGAGCAGGTCTGGGAAAAATACCTTTCAGGACAGAATCACGACTATCTTTCCGCTTCAGTATCTACCCAGGAAGGAGGATTCCTTATAGCAGGAACTTCATATTCGGGAAAAGGACTGAATAAAAAAGAAGAATCCAAAGGCGGATCCGATATCTGGCTGATAAGATTGAATGAGTTCGGGGATGAATTATGGCAGAAAACTTTAGGAACCGCTTCTGATGAAGAAGCCAGAGCAGTCGTTCAGGCTACAGATTTAGGATTCTTTGTGGCAGGTAATGTTCAGAACTCTTCCAAAGGTTATGGCTCTAAAGATGCCTGGATCATCAGACTGGATAAAAACGGAAAAGAACTTTCGCAAGTTATCTTAGGCGGAAAAGGATTGGATGAAGTAGAGAAAATGATTCCAACGAAAGATGGTGGCGCTTTGTTAGGGATTTATTCAAGAAGTTCAATCGGAGGCTCGAAGAAAACCGAGAATTCCGGCGAAGGCGATTACTGGATTATAAAGCTTGATAAAACAGGAAAAATAGAATGGGAAAAGAACTATGGAGGAAAAGGTGATGATCACTTAAGAACTCTTGCCTTAACCTCTACAGGCTATCTTATCGGTGGAGAATCCCGATCTGAGAGATCAGGAAACAAAACCGTAGGTATAGAAGAAGGAACCGATTTATGGCTTATTGCTTTAAACGAAAGAGGAGAAGAACAGTGGCAGAAATCCTACAACTTCAAAAACCGGGATATTCTGATGGGGATGAGTGTAATTCATTCCGCAGATGATAAAACTTCTAAAGGTATTTTACTCGGTGGTTACACCCAGGCAGAAGGGAGAATAGAAAAAGATGATGAAACGTTCTGGATGCTGTATCTGGATCAGGAAGGCAATGAGCAGTGGAGAAAACACATCGCCGGAGAAGACAGAAAGAAAGAAGAAAGACTTTCGGATATTAAGCTGAACCGAGACGGTTCTATCATCCTAGCCGGAACCAGCGCAGAGGAATTAGGAAAAGAGAACTGGAAGATTGTGAAGCTTGGAGACAGCCAGATCGATAAGCTGATTCAAAAGCAGGATATCAAAATCTATCCGAATCCTGCCACGGATTATGCTTACATCGAGATAGGCTATGATTTTTCAGAATCCGATATTCTGGTGTATGATATGGGCGGAAGACAGCTTCAGAGTGTAAAGACGAAGAATAAAGTGACCAAGATTAATACCCAGTCACTGGTTCAAGGAGCTTATCTGGTGGTGATCAAAACAGATACGAATAAAACAGCCAACGCAAAACTGATAAAGAAATGA